The Microbacterium sulfonylureivorans region TGGTGCCGTACCTCGAGGCCGCGGGCCTCGTGACGGATCCGCCGACGCTCGAGCAGCAGCGGACGCTCGACGCCGCGGCGCCGCTGGTGCAGGAGCGCATGCAGCTGCTCGGAGAGGCCCCCGGGCTCCTCGGCTTCCTGTTCCGCGACGAGGCCGTCTACGACGAGGACGCGCTCTCGAGCCTGCCGGCCAACGCCGCAGAGGTGCTCGTGGCCTCGATCGGCGCGCTCGAGGTCGTGCCCGATGACGAGTTCACCGCCGCCGCCGTGCAGGAGGCCCTGTCGGCGGCTTTGATCGAAGGTCTCGGTCTGAAGCCCCGTGTCGCCTACGGTCCGCTGCGGGTCGCGCTGAGCGGCCGCCGCATCTCGCCGCCGCTCTTCGAGTCGATGGAGCTGCTCGGCAAGCCCGAGTCGATTCGTCGTCTCCGCGCGCTCGTCGACCACCGGAGCTGACGAGACCTTCTCGGTTTGGCGTAGGTGCTTCGGTCGTCTAGACTTGATCTTCGGCACGACCTCGGTCGAACGCCTTGGGGTATGGTGTAATTGGCAACACGGCGGTTTCTGGTTCCGTTGTTCTTGGTTCGAGTCCAGGTACCCCAGCACACGAGAAAACCCCCGCTCAGCGGGGGTTTTTCGTTTCCCCGGCGAGAGTTCGCCCGACGGGTGGCGAAGCAGAATCGAACGCCCCGACCCGCGCCCTTCCGGTCGGATCACACGGCGGCCGGCGCCCTCGCTCTGCGGCTGGAACGACTCACGCGGCGGCCACCACGAACCCGATGGCGACGATTCCTGCCGGGACGGCGGTCGAGCCCGAGCCGCTGGGCGCGAGCGGCGGGATAATGAGCGCATGGACGCGCCGTCGCTGACGCCCGAGCGGTCGAGGGAGCTCGACGACCTCCGCCGACGCGCCTACGGGCCGGATGCCGACATCCACCGCGATCCCGTAGCCCAGCAGCGTCTTCACGAGCTCGAGGAGCTCGCGCGGGTCGCAGCGGTCGATTCCGACGGCGGGCCCGCCGTTGAACCGCCGGCGATCGCTGTCGTGCTCGGAGAGGACCCGCCCCGCCGCGACGCTGCCGGCGATCGATCGCCGGAGGGCGAGGCATCCGCTCCGCCCGCTGCGGATCCGGACCCGTCGGTCGCGGCCTCCGAGTCGCCGCCGCCCGGTTCGCGCCGGCGTCCGTGGTGGCGGCGCATCCCGCTCTGGAGCGTCGCCGCCGTGCTGGGAGTCGCCGCCGGCATCGCGGTGGGGCTGGCGTGGCAGACCGACTCGGAGGTCCCTCCCGACGCGACGCTCGAGGTCGCACCCGACAGCGGCGCGCGCGGCGATGGGTTCCGCGAGAATCTCGACTACTGGGGAATCGACGGCGGGAGCGTCGTGCCGCACGACGCATACGACGCCATCGACGTGTGGACGGCGCGCTCCGTCGACGAGTCGCGCTGCCTCATGCTGTCGTACGAGGGCCAGTTCCTCAGCGCCACATGCAGCGGCGCGGGGCTCGACCCGATCCTCGATTTCACCGTGTACGACGGAATGTCGATCGAGCTCGAGACTCCGCTCCCCGTCGGGACGGTCATCCGATTCATGGGCCGCGAGGGGCGCGTGGACGTCTGGGTGAGCGCTCCGGGCGGTCAGACCGGGGATGCCGCAGCCACGACCTCCCGGACGGATTCGGCTCCGAGCGCCGCGTAGTCGGGGTTGTCGTCGCTGTGCGCGAGCAGCGTCACCGCGATCGCGGCGGCCCAGGCGTGCGCGCGCGTCCAGGTGGGGGCGTCGTAGGTGGCCCCGGTCGCCGCGATGAACGCGGTGCGCCCGGCTGTGTCGAACGCCAGCCACGCGACGGCCAGGTCGTACGCGGGGTCGCCGGCGGTCACGTCGCCGAAGTCGATGATGCCGCGGAGGACGGGGCCTGCGGCGACGAGGTTGCCCGGGTGCAGGTCGCCGTGGATCCAGACCGGCGGGCTGGTCCACGCCGGCGCCTCGAGTCCCGCCGACCAGGCGGCGCCGAGCCGGCACGCGTCGGCGCTGTCGACGTGCCCGGTCGCGATCAGACCGCGAAGCCGATCGTCGAACGCGGCGGCCCGCGTGGCGAGCGGACGTCCGCGGACGGGGTTCACCGGGTGGTCGGCCGGCGCCTCGATGTGAAGCGCGGCGAGCGCGGCGGCGAGCGCTGCCGCCCATCCTGCGCGCTCGGGGCGCGGCGCGTCGATGCCGCGTGAGCCTTCGATCCACGGCACGACCGACCACGCCCACGGATATCCCTCGTCGGGCGCACCCTCGAGGACGGGCAGCGGAACGCGGACCCCGGTCGCCTCGACTCGCGGCGCGATGATCGGCAGCGCGCGGTGCTCGTTGCGGATGAGCGGCGCGGCGAGTGCCCGGCGGGGGAGTCGGACGGCATGGTGAGGTCCGAGGCGCCACACCTCGCTGTCCCAGCCCTCGGCGACCTTGCGAAGCGGGAGGGTGGCGGCATCCGCGATCGCGGGGACCGCCTGCGCGCAGACGAGCCTGCGCACGAGCGCCTCGTCGATGACCAGTTCGGCGGCCGGTTTGTCGGGCATCGTCCGACCCTATCGAGCCGATGTGGTGGAGTCTTGTTTTATGTGGCTATGTGTTGTACTGTGTGGGAAATCCAACGAAGGGTCGCAGGTGTACGCAACGGAGCGCCATGAGCAGATCGAGCGACTGCTGCTCGTCGACGGACGCGTGAGCGTGGTCGATCTCGCGGGTCGCTTCGACGTCACGACCGAGACGGTGCGCCGCGACCTCGACCAGCTCGAGTCCGCGGGGGCGCTGCGCCGTGTGCACGGCGGCGCCGTCGCGATCGATCGGGCGAGCACCGCCGAGTCGCCCCTGGCAGAGCGCCTTCAGCGCCACAGCGCCGCGAAGTCCGCGATCGGGCAGCGCGCGGCCGCGGCGGTCGGCGAGGCGTTCCGCGGATCTGTGTTCCTCGACGCGGGCACCACGACCGCCGCGGTCGCGAGCCACCTGGCCCCGCGCCTGTCGACCGGATCGATCGAAGTGGTGACGCACGCGCTCACCCTCGCGAACGCCCTCGCGGCCGTCCCGGGCGCCGCCCTGACGCTGATCGGCGGGCGGGTCCGCGGCCTCACCGCCGCCGCCGTGGGCGCCGACACCGTGCGGGCCATCGAGAGCATGCGTCCCGACGTCGCCTTTCTCGGCACGAACGGCGTGTCCGCCGACTTCGGGCTCAGCACTCCCGACCCCGACGAAGCGGCGGTCAAGCGCGCCATCGTGCGCTCCGCGCGGCGGGTCGTCGTCGTCGCCGACTCCGACAAGCTCGGCCGCGAGCTGCTCGTCGGCTTCGCGCCCCTCGCCGAGATCGACGTGCTCGTGACCGATGCCGAGCCCGATCCCGTGCTGTCGGCGGCCCTCTCCGATGCCGACGTGGAGGTGTGGCTCGCATGATCGTGACGCTCACCGCGAACCCGTCCCTCGACCGGACGATCACCCTCGACGAGCCGCTGCGTCCCGGAGACGTCCAGTCTGCGTCGGGCGCCCGCGAGGATGCCGGCGGCAAGGGGATCAACGTCGCTCGAGTCGTCTCGGCGGCGGGCGTCGGTGCGATCGCGGTCCTCCCTCTCGCCGCGGACGATCCCTTCGACGGAGCACTTCGTGCGGCCGGCATCGAGGCGCGCCGTGTGCCCGTGCGCGGACACGTGCGGGCGAACGTCACGATCACGGATGCGTCGGGCGTCACCACCAAGCTCAATCTCCCGGGCGCGACGCTGACCCGCGCGGACGCGTCCGCCGTCGTCCGGGCGGTCGTCGAGGCATCTGCGGGCGCCCGCTGGCTGGTGCTCGCCGGCTCGCTCCCGCCGGGGGCCGGCGACGGCTTCTACGTCGACGTGATCGACGCCGTGCGGGACGCGCTCGGAGCCAAGGCTCCGCTGATCGCGGTCGACACCTCTGGACCCGCCCTCGCGGCGGTCGTCGAGCGCGGCGAGCCGGACCTGATCAAGCCCAACGACGAGGAGCTCGCCGAGCTGGCCGGGGTGACGCTGCCGTCCGGCGATCTGGCGGGCGCGGTCGTCGAGGTCGCGCGCGGCCTCGTCCCGTCGCGTGTGCGCGCCGCGCTCGTCACCCTCGGCGCCGACGGGGCAGTGCTCGTCTCCGCCGACGGCGCCTGGGCGGCCGCCCCGCCTGCGATCCGGGTCGTCAGCACAGTCGGCGCGGGCGACAGCTCGCTCGCCGGCTATGTGCTCGCCGACGAGGACGGCGCCGGCCCGGAGGAGCGCCTCCGCCGCGCGATCCGCTACGGCGCGGCCGCGGCATCCCTCCCCGGCACACAAGCCCCGACACCCGCCGACCTCCCCGCCGGCGACGTGGTCGTCACTCGCCTCTCGCCGCCCGCCTGAACCCCGCCCAACCGACCCTTGGAGGTCATCGTGTCCCAGACCATCACCCCGGACCTCGTCAGTCTCGACGTCGGGCTCGGCTCCGACAAGGCCGCGGTCATCCGCTCACTCGCCGCACGCGTGGTCGCGCAGGGTCGCGCGACCGACGCCGACGGCCTCTTCGCGGATGCCTGGGCTCGTGAGCAGAAGGACGAGACGGGTCTTCCCGGCGGCATCGCGATCCCGCACGCGAAGAGTGCCGCGGTGACGCAGCCGTCCCTCGCCTTCGCGCGTCTCTCGCCCGGAGTCGATTTCGGCGCGCCCGACGGCCCTGCCGACCTCGTCTTCCTCATCGCCGCGCCCGAGGGTGCCGCGGAGGCGCACCTCGCCGTGCTGTCGAAGCTCGCGCGCAGTCTCATGCAGGACGACTTCACCGCCGGGCTCCGTGCGGCGAAGACGAACGACGAGGTGGTCGCGATCGTGCGCAACGCGATCGGCGAGGGGGATGCCTCGGCCGCCCCCGCCGCCGTTGCGGCGCCTGCGGCCGCCGCAGCTCCGGTCGCGGACGGTCTCGCGATCGACGGGCGACCGGCGCGGATCGTGGCGGTGACCGCGTGCGCGACGGGCATCGCGCACACGTTCATGGCGGCCGACGCCCTCACCGCGGCAGGAACCGTCGCCGGGATCGACCTGGCCGTCGAGCCGCAGGGCTCGAGCGGCTACCAGGCGCTGCCCCGCGAGGTGATCGAGAACGCGGACGCCGTCATCTTCGCGACGGACGTCGACGTGCGGGAGCAGCAGCGGTTCGCGGGCAAGCCCTTCGTGCGATCCGGCGTCAAGCGGGGCATCGAGCAGCCGCGCGAGCTCATCGCCGAGGCCGTCGCCGCCGCGAACAATCCGAACGCCGCCCGGGTGTCGGGCACCGCGACGGATGGCGCCGCCGCGGCCGGGAGCGATTCGATCTCGTGGGGCGCGCGCATCCAGCGGATCCTGCTCACCGGCGTCAGCTACATGATCCCGTTCGTCGCAGGCGGCGGCCTCTTGATCGCGCTGAGCTTCCTGCCCTTCCTCGGGGGCGTGAACGTCAACGCGGACAACCAGGCGTTCGACATCGTCGTCAACAACGCGCTGTGGGCTCTGCCCGCCGGCGGGCTCGGTCAGTACATCGGCTCGATGCTCTTCGTGATCGGTGCGACGTCCATGGGATTCCTCGTGTCGGCCCTCGCCGGGTACATCGCGTTCGCGATCGCCGACAGGCCCGGCATCGCGCCGGGATTCGTCGCCGGCGCCGTGGCCGTCCTCATGAACGCCGGCTTCATCGGCGGCATCGTCGGCGGTCTGCTGGCGGGTTTCATCGCGTATGCGATCGGCCGAATCAACGCACCTCGGTGGCTGCGCGGTCTCATGCCGGTGGTGATCATCCCGCTTCTCGCATCGATCGTCGCATCCGGCCTGCTGATCCTCTTCCTCGGGCGCCCGATTGCGACGCTGATGGAGTGGCTCAACACGTGGCTCACCGACCTTGCCGGCACCTCCGGCATCGTCATCGTCGGCGTCATCCTCGGCCTGATGATGTGCTTCGACCTCGGCGGCCCGGTGAACAAGGTCGCGTACGCCTTCGCCGTCGCAGGCCTCGGTGCAGCCACCGCGGAGAACCCGACGCCGTACCTGATCATGGGCGCGGTCATGACGGCCGGAATGGTGCCGCCGCTCGCGATGGCGTTCGCCTCGACGGTCCTCGCCCGACGCATGTTCACGCCGGTGGAGCGCGAGAACGGCGTGGCGGCGTGGCTCCTGGGAGCCGCGTTCATCAGCGAGGGCGCCATCCCGTTCGCTGCGGCCGACCCGCTGCGGGTCATCCCCGCATCGATGGTCGGTGGAGCAGTCACCGGCGCACTGACCATGCTGTTCGGCGTGCAGTCGCTCGCCCCGCACGGCGGCATCTTCGTGCTGTTCGCCATCAACCCGATCTGGGGCTTCCTCGTCGCTCTGATCGCCGGGGTCCTGGTGTCCGGCTTCCTCGTCGTGGCCTTCAAGCGATTCATCGCACCGAAGGAGCTCGCCGAGGCCGAGTCGATCCCTGCTGTCGCCGTCCCGGCCTGATCACTGGCGTCCGCCCGACCGATGCGGAAAGCTGAAGCACGTCCTCGATGAAAGGAACCATCCCATGGCAGAACGTCAGGCCACCATCGCGAGCAGCTCCGGCCTGCACGCACGTCCGGCGAAGCTCTTCGTGCAGGCCGTGCAGGGCAAGAGCGTCCCCGTGACCATCGCGGTGGACGGCGGTCCCGACCTCAACGCGGGCAGCATCCTGTCCCTCATGGGCCTCGGGGCGTCGCATGGTACCGTCGTGACACTCAAGGCCGAGGGGGACGGTGCGGAGCAAGCGCTCGACGAGCTCGTCGAGCTGCTCGAGACCGATCTCGACGCCGAGTAGGTCGATCGCTCGACGAAGCCGATCCATCCACAGACGAGACGACGGATGCTGCGGGTCGAAGCCGCCGCGGCATCCGTCGTCTGCGTCTGCCCGGCGGCGGGTCACAGGTCGGTGGATGCTCCCGGGTCGAGAGCCAGGAACTCGCCGCCGTCCTGTTCGACGGCCCACCTCAGGCGTGCGCGGCCCATGTCCCGGCCGATGACGGACAGCGTCATGTCGTGGGTCCCGAACGCGCGCCGCGGCGCGACGGCGAGCACGAAGTCCATCGCCTCGCCGATCTTCAGCCAAGGTGCCCCGACGGGCGCAGCCAGCAGCCGCACGTCCTTGCCCGACGGGACCGCGTACGAGTCCCCTGGATAGTAGAACGCGTCGTTGACGAGGACGCCGACGTTGTCGATCACCGGGATCGACTCGTGGATGACCGCATGCCGGCCGCCGAAGAACTCGAGGCGGAACGGCCCGAGTTCGAGCGTGTCGCCCGGGTGCACGGCGGTCACCTCGTACCCGGCGGCAGCGCGCGCGACGCCCTCCGGCCCGTAGATCGGCGTGCCCGGGAAGGCCTTGAGCAGGCGGTCGAGGTGCTCTGAGGTCCAGTGGTCGGGATGCTCGTGGGTGATCACGATCCCCACGACGTCCTCGAGGTCGATGAGGGGGGTGGTGTACGCCCCAGGGTCGATGACCAGGGTCCGCCCGGCTTCGAGGAGGGTCAGGGTGGCGTGCTCGAACTTGGTCACTCGCATGCCCAGAGTCAACCCCGGGCCACCGGTGTCGGCAAGCGCCGCGCCGATCCCGGCCTCGATTTGGAGAGGCGATGAACACCATGGCATAATCGAACGGTTGCGAAAACGGCCCCATCGTATAGCGGCCTAGTACGCCGCCCTCTCACGGCGGTAACGCGGGTTCGAATCCCGCTGGGGTCACCAACACGAAGAAGCCCGGTCCGAAAGGACCGGGCTTCTGTCGTTCTCGGCGTCGGATCGGGATCAGATCAGCGGATCGTCGATCTTCTCGTCGGCAGCGCGGGCGGCCGAGGCATCCGCTCTCCTCGCCGCCCGCCGGCCGCGCACGACACGCACGATGCCCCACACGATGAGTGCGGCGACGGCGGCGACGGCGAGCCAGGGGATGAGGAAGCCGAGAGCGATGACGATGCCGTTGAGGGTCGCCACGAGTCCGTTCCATCCCGCCGTCAGGCCGTCGGCGAAGCCGGCGGGGTCGGCCTCCACCGTCTCCACGACGGGGGTCAGGGTGACGGTGAGCGACGACATGGCCACCTGGTCCTCCAGCATCTTCAGCTGCTGCTGGTAGGACTCGAGAAGCGCCTGCCGTTCGGAGAGCGCGGCTTCGGCGGCGATGAGGTCGGCGACGTTCGTCGCCTCCGCCATGAGGTCGATGAGGCGATCGACGGATGCCTCGGCCGCGTCGATGCGGGCACGGAGGTCCACCGTCTGCTCGGTGACGTCCTGGCGGTTGATCGACGAAGCGGTGACCTCTCCGACGTCGGAGAGCTCGGCGACCACCGCCGGGAGCTCGTCGGACGGCACGCGGACCGTGATCCATGCCCCGTCGGGGGAGTAGGGGTACGGGACCGTGTCGTAGGCGACCCCGCTCTGCGGATCGATCGGGTAGACCTCGCCGTTCGTGCCGATGCTCATCGACTCGACGTACCCGTCGTGGGCGACCGCGGAGTTGCCGATCGTCCGCGCGGCGACGGCGACATCGTCGACCGATACGGTCGCCGACGCCGCGGTGATGATCTCTCTCTCGCCCGTCGCCGAGTCGCCCATCACGGCGTCGCCGGGCTGCGACCCGAGGTCGCCGTCCTTGCCGCCGCCGCTGTCTTCCGACGTCATCGTGCCGGTGTCCGCGCCGGAGTCGACGGGGGCATCGGGGGCGACCTCCGGGGCGACCGCGGCCTCGTCGGACGACCCGGCGCTGCCGGAGACGAGTGGGACGACGCTCGGCGCGATGATCGCGGCGACCGCGATGACGGCGGCGGCGGCGCCGCCCGCCATCCAGATGCGTCCGCGCTTCGCGCGGCGCGCCTGCCGGGAGGTTCGCTCTCGCGCGATGTCGGCGAACAGCGCCTCTTCGATCTCATCCACTCGCTCCGCGCTGAGCTCGGGAAGCTCCGGCGGCGCGCCCGCGGGCTGCTGCATGCTCATGTGCTCTCCTTCACAACGGTCCGGAGGCGCGTCCGGATGCGGGAGAGACGATTGCGGACGACGCCGTGCGCGACGCCCAGCTCTTCGGCGGCTGCCTGGTACGCGTACCCTTCAGCCGCGCACAGTCGGAAGATGTCGCGATCGAGGGGGCTCAGCCCGGCGACCGCCTGCAGGATGCGGTCGGCCAGGTCTGCGCCGATCACCTGCTCCTCGACATCCACGGTTGCCGGCAGCGTGTCGTCGGCGGCCGCGGCCGTGTGCTCGCGGTCGCGCTTCTGGCGGCGGATGCGGTTCGCCGCCTGGAAGCGGCACACCGTCGCCAGCCACGGCAACAGCGATTCGCCCGCCAGCTCGAGGCCCGGGAGCTTCCGCCACGCGACGAGGAAGGTCTCCTGGGTCACGTCCTCCGCGTCGGCGGCGTTTCCGACCAGCCCGTGGGCGAGCCAGTACACCGGTCGCACGTAGGCGCGGTAGAGGGCGCGGAAGGCGTGCTCGCTCCCGCTCGCGGCCTGCGCCACGAGCGCGGCGTCGTCCCGCTCGGTGTCCTGTGCCATGCCCGTCCTGTCGGCTCCGCGCACGATGCCGGGGGCGTCGTCGCGGAGCACCATTGTCTCTCACCATGTCAGTGTCGCGAGTGCCGGGATCGTCTCGCGGCGGGCGGTCGCGGCATCCCGAGCCTGTATCGTTGATCGGGCGAGAGGGAGTATCCCGACAGCACGCATCCGTCATCACGGGTCCCGACAGTGCGACCCCGGGTGCGTGCCGCGGCCGGAAGGTTCGCGGGGAGAGACTCTCGGCTTCCGCCGACCTCCTCGAACGTTCCCCGAAAGGCCCTCCATGGACCTCGACCTCCCGCTGTGGTTCGAAATCGGATCCCTCGTGATCCTGACGCTCATCCTCCTGGGCGATCTGCTCCTCATCCTCAAGCGTCCGCACATCCCGTCGACCAGGGAGTCGACGCTGTGGGTCGTCTTCTACGTCACGCTGGCGCTGATCTTCGCCGGGCTGATGTTCGTCTTCGCCGGCCCCGAGTACGCGGGCCAGTTCGTCGCGGGGTGGCTCACGGAGTACAGCCTCTCGATCGACAACCTCTTCGTGTTCGTGCTCATCATGAGCCAGTTCGCGGTGCCTCGCCGCTACCAGCAGGAGGTGCTGATGGTGGGCATCATCATCGCGCTCGTCCTGCGCGGGCTGTTCATCCTCGCCGGCGCCGCGATCATCGAGCAGTTCAGCTGGGTGTTCTACATCTTCGGCGCCTTCCTGGTCTACACCGCATGGCGCCAGGCGTTCCCCGGCGGCGACCACGACGAGGAGGTCCAGCGCGAGAACTTCGTCGTGCGGATGCTCCGCCGCTTCATCGACATCAGCGACCACTACGACGGCGCCAAGCTGCGCACGGTCGTCGACGGCAAGAAGCTGTGGACGCCGATGATCATCGTCTTCGCGGCGATCGGCGTCACCGACCTGCTGTTCGCGATCGACTCGATCCCCGCGATCTTCGGCATCACGCAGAGCGCCTTCATCGTCTTCACGGCGAACATCTTCGCGCTGATGGGGCTGCGCCAGCTCTACTTCCTGCTCGGCGACCTGCTCGATCGCCTGCGCTACCTGCACTACGGCATCGCGTTCATCCTGGCG contains the following coding sequences:
- a CDS encoding phosphotransferase is translated as MPDKPAAELVIDEALVRRLVCAQAVPAIADAATLPLRKVAEGWDSEVWRLGPHHAVRLPRRALAAPLIRNEHRALPIIAPRVEATGVRVPLPVLEGAPDEGYPWAWSVVPWIEGSRGIDAPRPERAGWAAALAAALAALHIEAPADHPVNPVRGRPLATRAAAFDDRLRGLIATGHVDSADACRLGAAWSAGLEAPAWTSPPVWIHGDLHPGNLVAAGPVLRGIIDFGDVTAGDPAYDLAVAWLAFDTAGRTAFIAATGATYDAPTWTRAHAWAAAIAVTLLAHSDDNPDYAALGAESVREVVAAASPV
- a CDS encoding DeoR/GlpR family DNA-binding transcription regulator codes for the protein MYATERHEQIERLLLVDGRVSVVDLAGRFDVTTETVRRDLDQLESAGALRRVHGGAVAIDRASTAESPLAERLQRHSAAKSAIGQRAAAAVGEAFRGSVFLDAGTTTAAVASHLAPRLSTGSIEVVTHALTLANALAAVPGAALTLIGGRVRGLTAAAVGADTVRAIESMRPDVAFLGTNGVSADFGLSTPDPDEAAVKRAIVRSARRVVVVADSDKLGRELLVGFAPLAEIDVLVTDAEPDPVLSAALSDADVEVWLA
- the pfkB gene encoding 1-phosphofructokinase — protein: MIVTLTANPSLDRTITLDEPLRPGDVQSASGAREDAGGKGINVARVVSAAGVGAIAVLPLAADDPFDGALRAAGIEARRVPVRGHVRANVTITDASGVTTKLNLPGATLTRADASAVVRAVVEASAGARWLVLAGSLPPGAGDGFYVDVIDAVRDALGAKAPLIAVDTSGPALAAVVERGEPDLIKPNDEELAELAGVTLPSGDLAGAVVEVARGLVPSRVRAALVTLGADGAVLVSADGAWAAAPPAIRVVSTVGAGDSSLAGYVLADEDGAGPEERLRRAIRYGAAAASLPGTQAPTPADLPAGDVVVTRLSPPA
- a CDS encoding PTS fructose transporter subunit IIABC, producing MSQTITPDLVSLDVGLGSDKAAVIRSLAARVVAQGRATDADGLFADAWAREQKDETGLPGGIAIPHAKSAAVTQPSLAFARLSPGVDFGAPDGPADLVFLIAAPEGAAEAHLAVLSKLARSLMQDDFTAGLRAAKTNDEVVAIVRNAIGEGDASAAPAAVAAPAAAAAPVADGLAIDGRPARIVAVTACATGIAHTFMAADALTAAGTVAGIDLAVEPQGSSGYQALPREVIENADAVIFATDVDVREQQRFAGKPFVRSGVKRGIEQPRELIAEAVAAANNPNAARVSGTATDGAAAAGSDSISWGARIQRILLTGVSYMIPFVAGGGLLIALSFLPFLGGVNVNADNQAFDIVVNNALWALPAGGLGQYIGSMLFVIGATSMGFLVSALAGYIAFAIADRPGIAPGFVAGAVAVLMNAGFIGGIVGGLLAGFIAYAIGRINAPRWLRGLMPVVIIPLLASIVASGLLILFLGRPIATLMEWLNTWLTDLAGTSGIVIVGVILGLMMCFDLGGPVNKVAYAFAVAGLGAATAENPTPYLIMGAVMTAGMVPPLAMAFASTVLARRMFTPVERENGVAAWLLGAAFISEGAIPFAAADPLRVIPASMVGGAVTGALTMLFGVQSLAPHGGIFVLFAINPIWGFLVALIAGVLVSGFLVVAFKRFIAPKELAEAESIPAVAVPA
- a CDS encoding HPr family phosphocarrier protein; translated protein: MAERQATIASSSGLHARPAKLFVQAVQGKSVPVTIAVDGGPDLNAGSILSLMGLGASHGTVVTLKAEGDGAEQALDELVELLETDLDAE
- a CDS encoding MBL fold metallo-hydrolase — its product is MRVTKFEHATLTLLEAGRTLVIDPGAYTTPLIDLEDVVGIVITHEHPDHWTSEHLDRLLKAFPGTPIYGPEGVARAAAGYEVTAVHPGDTLELGPFRLEFFGGRHAVIHESIPVIDNVGVLVNDAFYYPGDSYAVPSGKDVRLLAAPVGAPWLKIGEAMDFVLAVAPRRAFGTHDMTLSVIGRDMGRARLRWAVEQDGGEFLALDPGASTDL
- a CDS encoding DUF4349 domain-containing protein → MSMQQPAGAPPELPELSAERVDEIEEALFADIARERTSRQARRAKRGRIWMAGGAAAAVIAVAAIIAPSVVPLVSGSAGSSDEAAVAPEVAPDAPVDSGADTGTMTSEDSGGGKDGDLGSQPGDAVMGDSATGEREIITAASATVSVDDVAVAARTIGNSAVAHDGYVESMSIGTNGEVYPIDPQSGVAYDTVPYPYSPDGAWITVRVPSDELPAVVAELSDVGEVTASSINRQDVTEQTVDLRARIDAAEASVDRLIDLMAEATNVADLIAAEAALSERQALLESYQQQLKMLEDQVAMSSLTVTLTPVVETVEADPAGFADGLTAGWNGLVATLNGIVIALGFLIPWLAVAAVAALIVWGIVRVVRGRRAARRADASAARAADEKIDDPLI
- a CDS encoding RNA polymerase sigma factor, coding for MAQDTERDDAALVAQAASGSEHAFRALYRAYVRPVYWLAHGLVGNAADAEDVTQETFLVAWRKLPGLELAGESLLPWLATVCRFQAANRIRRQKRDREHTAAAADDTLPATVDVEEQVIGADLADRILQAVAGLSPLDRDIFRLCAAEGYAYQAAAEELGVAHGVVRNRLSRIRTRLRTVVKEST
- a CDS encoding TerC family protein, translating into MDLDLPLWFEIGSLVILTLILLGDLLLILKRPHIPSTRESTLWVVFYVTLALIFAGLMFVFAGPEYAGQFVAGWLTEYSLSIDNLFVFVLIMSQFAVPRRYQQEVLMVGIIIALVLRGLFILAGAAIIEQFSWVFYIFGAFLVYTAWRQAFPGGDHDEEVQRENFVVRMLRRFIDISDHYDGAKLRTVVDGKKLWTPMIIVFAAIGVTDLLFAIDSIPAIFGITQSAFIVFTANIFALMGLRQLYFLLGDLLDRLRYLHYGIAFILAFIGLKLVFHAMHVNELPFINGGEPIEWAPEISTWMSLGVIILSMAVATVASLVASANEKKAATADAAAAVVAEEKGTPPTVDAPRADEH